From a single Natronorubrum tibetense GA33 genomic region:
- a CDS encoding AAA family ATPase, with translation MIGTGSAEEFIDDAEHHNQWWSDGTSPELSHATDLTPRSDFHRVLKRTNIHYTDDVESLVYAIHGQTGIGKTTLLHQLVAALLDTTEFPRQNQDLELTSALSPRQILYLPLEDSLYQLERPGNDIKRLNQVIDYFQTHVAPRQGQKFILLDDVQALDFDENRKAELLDLIDENTYVFLTGNVRAQVNHSTVETADTVDEFEGPWPILPMKFIDTVQTGEGLGVEFNEAFRTRLEQFQSPDLDGPSPIKTIRTGLSGTNSETSLDTAVETLSELCFEIFDEDERNNLHDAARAYLRTGGTLHQTDDASIRNDLSKSHFLLFLYKELAKYRSIQQPENLHRLSSIAATNAGEELQYTDLSDQVGVDRRTVDNYLDVLDEGIAVTESHDYSLRRYRRTRLYLRNPRHLVLLSQRQEHHGFEAYEQEDTLNHEFEYKLARTVAFDHAKRLAYQVDAYDVEYTETDSGLVDYILHHKGHVLPFILSYHPHTGNAETIAEEFDPESGQHTESGSEELQELDYQAPYRFIVTDSLPKEVRKDESLVIEKDETSICYLPFWLFLLIC, from the coding sequence ATGATCGGGACAGGGAGCGCAGAAGAGTTCATTGACGACGCCGAACACCACAACCAGTGGTGGAGTGACGGCACTTCCCCAGAACTATCACACGCCACAGACCTTACCCCTCGCTCTGATTTCCACCGGGTCCTCAAGAGAACAAACATCCACTATACTGACGATGTCGAGAGTCTCGTCTACGCAATCCACGGACAAACCGGGATCGGCAAGACAACCCTTCTCCACCAACTCGTCGCAGCTCTCCTCGACACAACTGAATTCCCACGGCAAAACCAAGACCTTGAACTCACCTCCGCACTCTCCCCCAGACAAATCCTCTATCTCCCCTTAGAAGATTCTCTGTATCAGCTGGAGCGCCCAGGTAACGACATCAAACGCCTCAACCAAGTCATCGACTACTTCCAGACGCACGTCGCACCCCGCCAAGGACAGAAATTCATCCTTCTCGACGACGTCCAAGCCCTTGACTTCGATGAGAACCGCAAAGCAGAGTTACTCGATCTCATCGACGAAAATACGTACGTATTCCTAACCGGCAACGTCCGCGCACAGGTCAACCACTCCACCGTCGAAACCGCCGACACCGTCGATGAATTCGAAGGTCCATGGCCTATCCTCCCGATGAAATTCATCGATACCGTCCAAACCGGCGAAGGACTAGGTGTCGAATTCAATGAGGCATTCCGAACGCGACTCGAACAATTCCAATCACCCGACTTAGACGGCCCATCACCGATCAAAACAATTCGGACTGGGCTTTCCGGAACGAATTCAGAGACCAGTCTCGACACAGCTGTTGAGACACTCTCGGAACTCTGCTTCGAAATTTTTGATGAGGACGAACGAAATAACCTCCACGACGCAGCGCGCGCATACCTCAGAACAGGCGGCACACTCCACCAAACAGACGACGCTTCGATCCGGAACGACCTCTCAAAATCTCACTTCCTCCTTTTCCTCTACAAAGAACTCGCCAAGTACCGGTCCATCCAACAACCTGAAAACCTCCACCGACTCAGTTCCATCGCCGCCACCAACGCCGGTGAAGAACTCCAGTACACTGATCTCAGCGACCAAGTCGGCGTCGACAGGCGGACCGTCGACAACTACCTCGATGTCCTCGATGAAGGCATCGCCGTCACTGAATCCCACGACTACTCTCTGCGCCGCTACCGCCGCACACGCTTGTACCTCCGCAACCCACGCCACCTCGTCCTCCTCTCCCAACGACAGGAACACCACGGCTTCGAGGCGTATGAACAGGAAGACACACTCAACCACGAATTCGAATACAAACTCGCTCGCACCGTCGCCTTCGACCACGCCAAACGATTAGCATATCAAGTCGATGCATACGATGTCGAATACACAGAGACAGACTCTGGGCTAGTCGATTACATCCTCCACCACAAGGGACACGTCCTCCCCTTCATCCTCTCCTACCACCCACACACTGGCAACGCCGAAACAATCGCCGAAGAATTCGATCCCGAATCCGGCCAGCACACCGAATCCGGCAGCGAGGAGCTACAGGAGTTAGACTATCAGGCACCGTACCGGTTCATCGTTACCGACAGCTTGCCAAAGGAAGTCAGAAAGGACGAATCCCTGGTCATCGAGAAAGACGAGACCAGTATCTGCTATCTCCCCTTCTGGTTGTTCTTACTGATCTGCTGA
- a CDS encoding Piwi domain-containing protein, giving the protein MAVKTDIEDGKQIDISLRVTGTDEWDHDAIARKVQLEDVEGTPVELTVFHNNEIADFEWDDERWYVLENVVGNEYRGEMQLNPGYDLIVTPLDEPPAAAENGGAENTSATQSSESGDSGSSTEADQSAESESARESEVTSEPRPTADGGGELLHQQPLSEGNYLLQFELGDLPELTVHEYELRATGSGGINPDDFTNGIEGFTAKAANYYQSRINSPVTTADASRRRIYATEKLHGKISIHGYTVKPVHQGETTLEARSYTDDGPLQEFVKQDVKRAVAGRFEVSGIDSIIEPTPQRTANSGLFEAYRKYKCRIRVDADGTVICGVNVAYHLESTFSAADWVQRGHDIAEVTVEHDTDLYDSARTATVKEVIDMDYDDVLDGPGVPMSEYHEQHVEQDVINSMQAGDPIIADLQYGSDEDSIFPQLLEYCKVIPTFDQLGSVDDTFLDVIHNESRMEPEERFSVVTSFVDLLGPTPYFSFDPVPQPTNAGYREHKTPNTPNLRFGDGKTGFYGAGGLERKGYGIYKAPESFDIIALYPEDEEDDARPYVLSLLNKLADYDAGPTVFDQETYELGSEFHYSQHAQKASDYDAALIVVPDADKAAAADYDDPYPEFKRRLGQLGVPSQMISVDNLGNDNYRGNICSSLIGKAGGVPWRIDDVPGDVDAFVGLDVTYDHATKQHLGAAANVIMADGTILASEAVTKQAGETFDEDDVANVIKHVLEIFAEEEGRPPRHVVIHRDGKFYLDVENLVKRLDKARDLIQRFDLVEIRKSGNPRIAAYDESESRFDIADKGIAFHVHNGDHSYLTTTGGREGSPGTPRPLQIVKRHGSTDLDTLAEQTYWLSEAHVGSLSRSTRLPITTYYADKCADFAMKGYLTKGSVIRGVPYI; this is encoded by the coding sequence ATGGCAGTGAAGACCGACATTGAGGATGGGAAACAGATCGATATCTCACTGCGCGTCACAGGGACTGACGAGTGGGATCACGACGCCATCGCTCGGAAAGTCCAGTTGGAGGACGTCGAAGGGACGCCAGTGGAGCTGACCGTATTCCACAATAATGAGATCGCGGATTTCGAGTGGGATGACGAGCGCTGGTACGTACTGGAGAACGTGGTCGGGAACGAGTATCGCGGTGAGATGCAACTCAACCCGGGATATGACCTGATCGTCACCCCGCTCGACGAGCCACCTGCTGCAGCCGAGAACGGCGGGGCGGAGAACACATCGGCTACGCAGTCCTCCGAGAGTGGTGATAGTGGATCTTCAACGGAGGCAGATCAAAGCGCTGAGTCGGAGTCCGCTCGAGAGAGTGAGGTGACGAGCGAACCACGGCCAACGGCAGATGGTGGCGGTGAACTGTTACACCAACAGCCGTTGTCGGAAGGGAACTATCTGCTGCAGTTCGAACTCGGGGACCTACCGGAACTCACCGTCCACGAATATGAACTCCGCGCAACCGGGAGCGGCGGGATCAACCCAGACGACTTCACGAACGGGATTGAGGGGTTCACAGCGAAAGCGGCGAACTACTACCAGTCACGGATCAACAGCCCAGTCACAACAGCTGATGCGTCCCGGCGGCGTATCTACGCAACCGAGAAACTCCACGGTAAAATTTCGATTCACGGGTACACGGTCAAGCCGGTACATCAGGGCGAGACGACGCTAGAAGCGCGTTCGTACACGGACGACGGACCGCTCCAAGAGTTCGTCAAGCAAGACGTGAAACGAGCTGTTGCTGGCCGCTTCGAGGTGTCAGGTATTGATTCGATTATCGAGCCCACCCCGCAGCGAACCGCGAACAGTGGATTGTTCGAAGCCTATCGAAAGTACAAGTGTCGGATTCGCGTCGATGCTGACGGGACTGTGATTTGCGGTGTGAACGTCGCATATCACTTGGAATCGACGTTCTCCGCCGCCGACTGGGTACAACGCGGACACGACATTGCCGAGGTGACCGTCGAACACGACACGGACCTGTACGACAGTGCTCGCACGGCAACGGTCAAGGAGGTCATCGATATGGACTACGACGATGTGCTGGACGGACCGGGCGTTCCGATGTCGGAGTACCACGAGCAGCACGTCGAGCAGGACGTCATCAACTCAATGCAGGCCGGTGACCCAATCATCGCTGATCTGCAGTACGGGAGCGACGAGGACTCGATCTTCCCGCAGCTCTTGGAATACTGTAAGGTCATCCCGACGTTCGACCAGTTGGGCAGTGTCGATGACACGTTCCTGGATGTCATCCATAATGAGAGCCGGATGGAACCTGAGGAACGATTCAGTGTCGTCACATCGTTCGTAGACCTACTCGGCCCGACACCGTACTTTAGCTTCGACCCCGTCCCGCAACCCACGAACGCAGGATACCGGGAGCACAAGACACCAAACACCCCGAACCTGCGGTTCGGCGATGGGAAGACAGGGTTCTATGGGGCCGGTGGGCTGGAACGGAAGGGATATGGCATATACAAAGCTCCTGAATCGTTCGATATCATCGCGCTGTACCCGGAAGATGAAGAAGACGACGCACGGCCGTACGTACTCTCGCTGCTCAACAAGCTCGCAGACTACGATGCGGGTCCAACGGTATTCGATCAGGAGACCTACGAACTCGGCTCGGAGTTCCACTACTCTCAGCATGCGCAGAAAGCGAGTGACTACGATGCGGCGCTGATCGTCGTGCCGGATGCAGACAAGGCTGCGGCAGCCGACTACGACGACCCGTATCCCGAGTTTAAGCGTCGACTCGGACAACTCGGAGTCCCGAGTCAGATGATCTCTGTCGACAATCTCGGCAACGACAACTACCGCGGGAACATCTGCTCGTCCCTCATTGGGAAAGCGGGTGGTGTGCCGTGGCGTATCGACGACGTCCCTGGAGACGTTGACGCGTTCGTCGGGCTTGACGTGACCTACGACCATGCGACCAAGCAACACCTCGGCGCGGCTGCGAACGTCATCATGGCCGACGGAACGATCCTCGCGTCGGAGGCCGTCACGAAGCAGGCGGGTGAGACGTTCGATGAGGATGACGTTGCGAACGTCATCAAACACGTCTTGGAAATTTTCGCCGAAGAGGAAGGCCGGCCACCACGGCACGTAGTCATTCATCGTGACGGGAAGTTCTATCTTGATGTCGAGAACCTCGTCAAGCGTCTCGACAAAGCCCGCGATCTCATCCAACGGTTCGACCTTGTCGAGATCCGGAAATCCGGGAATCCCCGCATCGCCGCATACGACGAATCGGAATCGCGGTTCGATATCGCAGACAAAGGGATTGCCTTCCACGTCCACAACGGCGACCACTCCTACCTGACCACGACCGGCGGAAGGGAGGGCAGCCCGGGCACGCCGCGGCCGTTGCAGATCGTGAAACGCCACGGGTCGACAGATCTTGACACGCTCGCGGAGCAAACTTACTGGCTGTCGGAAGCACACGTCGGTTCGCTGAGCCGGTCCACCCGGCTCCCCATCACCACGTACTACGCCGACAAGTGCGCCGACTTCGCCATGAAGGGCTACCTCACCAAAGGCAGCGTCATCCGCGGCGTCCCGTACATCTGA
- a CDS encoding PD-(D/E)XK nuclease family protein produces MSPKRLYSRAELFGDDGMTETDDLRRELKTLTRRWEQLTAVPETPRSLMDVIEYSLGTQRKAEVYINRLFAYFLDPEQPHRMNSEFLRAFLNGLPDTCGFEEDIHDLSDVVVDDQVRLTEQVDGETVSSGFVDLAVQVPNEWFLLVELKFSAEDTQTEFYRQDVTHIDGVPKDDYESGAYYLYLHQEDRPDANDPEFNNWTWTAFVETVLTDFIVDNAPRYPQRTVVQLHEFADDIRSITGMSDPTDNVDEKIELYLDHYEAIADVTATFENQWETFSHNWPSHLSDRLVTADQGSIRSESDYHVLFECANDAVGDWWFRSTSSDWGMIFKHGWWRHTDDLTDILHGRPDDRNDARIGFHHRLENDREHALRDNTLTLYFRNMGANDQSFIDAVSEHFDARADAIEAALPETASLTGNKRNMISAKYNILPDEHEDFFAAYVTALERGFSDLVVENPELITILDNIYTDAVAEVYGSQITMRPKQN; encoded by the coding sequence TTGTCGCCAAAGCGTCTATACTCCCGCGCTGAGTTATTCGGAGATGATGGTATGACTGAGACAGATGACTTGCGGCGGGAATTGAAGACGCTTACACGCCGGTGGGAGCAACTCACCGCGGTTCCCGAGACGCCTCGATCACTGATGGACGTGATCGAATACTCGTTAGGAACGCAACGGAAGGCCGAGGTGTACATCAACCGGCTCTTCGCATACTTCCTCGACCCGGAGCAGCCACACCGGATGAACTCGGAATTTCTCCGCGCATTTCTCAATGGCCTACCCGATACGTGTGGATTCGAGGAGGATATCCACGATCTCTCGGATGTCGTCGTCGACGATCAAGTACGGCTCACTGAGCAAGTCGACGGAGAAACAGTGTCGTCAGGATTCGTCGACCTGGCAGTTCAAGTCCCCAACGAATGGTTCCTTCTGGTCGAACTCAAATTCTCTGCTGAAGACACTCAGACGGAGTTCTACCGACAGGATGTTACACACATCGACGGTGTTCCGAAGGACGACTACGAGTCTGGTGCATACTATCTCTATCTGCATCAAGAGGACCGACCAGACGCGAACGACCCAGAATTCAATAACTGGACGTGGACAGCCTTCGTCGAAACCGTCCTGACCGACTTTATCGTCGATAACGCACCACGATACCCACAACGAACAGTCGTACAGCTCCACGAATTCGCTGACGATATTCGATCAATCACAGGTATGTCAGACCCCACCGACAACGTTGACGAGAAGATCGAACTGTATCTCGACCACTACGAGGCCATCGCTGACGTGACGGCTACATTCGAGAACCAGTGGGAGACGTTCTCTCATAACTGGCCCTCTCATCTTTCTGATCGTCTCGTAACCGCCGATCAAGGATCGATCCGCTCGGAGAGCGACTACCACGTACTGTTCGAGTGTGCGAACGACGCTGTCGGGGACTGGTGGTTCCGCTCAACGAGTTCCGATTGGGGGATGATATTCAAACACGGCTGGTGGCGACACACCGATGACCTCACAGACATTCTCCACGGCCGGCCGGATGATCGAAACGACGCCCGAATCGGGTTCCACCATCGCCTCGAAAACGACCGTGAGCATGCACTCCGAGACAACACGCTTACGCTCTACTTCCGGAACATGGGAGCCAACGATCAATCGTTCATAGATGCTGTGTCTGAGCACTTCGATGCGCGAGCCGATGCTATCGAAGCAGCGCTGCCGGAAACTGCCAGTCTCACCGGTAATAAACGGAATATGATATCGGCAAAGTACAACATCCTCCCCGACGAACACGAGGACTTCTTCGCGGCCTATGTCACTGCACTCGAGCGAGGGTTCTCTGACCTAGTCGTCGAGAATCCAGAATTGATCACCATCCTTGACAATATCTATACCGACGCCGTCGCAGAGGTCTACGGCAGCCAGATCACCATGAGGCCCAAACAAAACTGA
- a CDS encoding AAA family ATPase: MELDDGTVITRTDVIEGFKNTKDEPPYESHSKRVYVDGKGKGVKDVFRNLPGISDDANLHTHRIEDLFETLGFETGTDDGSTDLSITGDIGQVWHFGFNDGWWELFKENKCVSIGFSGANTDLSELTDVDAIVSNSGLEDDSNHPRNPAEQLRKFAHDVQIGDILVIKDGQRFEDGDSWAGGAEIPAIGVVTGEYQYSQAEDWYNSLPAEIAATENHHHRRVDWVIDLESSEEGRFQPNALIQQWTIDDIDYENIKRQLLDARGFEAEFEELEQRSAALVERRSEQIDSRRFDDVIEFGGIDALIDRFVDVWRAGGYEEDAESPVGWETWKWDYQKHLQEEFLSNHEITNLSPDDVEELTEVLDEKVSLNTRVPVYMLGGGANGGIAWRDFKEISREDPGEAAKTLSFFFDTTEDIEERLEAFREFYSEIDTGPGSLLALAACLLMFVHPAQYIHYKWTQMREFFAEFSEYTVSQGFDSDQYRELNQACERLRERLEGRVEEPSMLHVQSMIWSWGDLMSETDVKAEEFREAAPDDVAFYWVNQTHTEELEKEYLRSQDTKWQRDLTVLEPGDVVFHYTDQALQAVSTVVNKPYRDEYEGGQQYFVELSTEWFDTPVPRDTVTEVLQKPEIRQEQSRYPIDKNGGVIQAYLCHLTPAAGAFLLDVADASIPDRGERRDDGEKRYFWVNAANTGWHEEGGEAFYALESSDGTERRNQEAYEQARSGDEGLVYRVSTAKQVIGRVRVVEGLHEEVPEGRDETAEGITFQWEESLDGAQWCDVMSDPELTDSKLVTSDNSYYITELDKREYNRILELGEITRFEKYEEELTVPASEITVEQGNLHFQRREWERLQSRIEKALMNGNHVLLFGPPGTGKTKLARQICEATVGAKNYELVTASADWSTFDTVGGYQTTTQNTLEFEPGVVLDRFQRNEDGMPANEWLVIDELNRADIDKAFGSMFSALTGESVTLPFDGSDGSPIQILDASRSHEEVKANRFYIPEDWRMLATINTLDKTSLYEMSYAFMRRWAFVPVGIPNLPDREDGDDSELESLVADYVAVWAANGEVPEADHHYETVGRIWRAVNEQRAIGPAIVEDIYEHVAAASSMETADYVSPIIMYVFPQLEGLRRNELEQLIGALEVIVDDETGELWTVARDFFQVDLQPGGGE, translated from the coding sequence GTGGAACTCGATGACGGGACCGTGATCACACGAACCGATGTCATTGAAGGATTCAAGAATACCAAAGACGAGCCGCCGTATGAGAGTCATAGTAAACGCGTCTACGTAGATGGCAAGGGGAAAGGGGTAAAAGATGTCTTCCGTAATTTGCCTGGAATTTCAGATGATGCAAATCTCCATACCCACAGAATTGAGGATCTCTTTGAAACGCTGGGATTCGAAACCGGAACGGATGATGGCTCTACCGATTTGTCCATAACCGGTGATATTGGTCAGGTATGGCACTTCGGCTTCAATGACGGTTGGTGGGAACTATTTAAAGAGAACAAGTGTGTGAGTATCGGCTTCTCTGGTGCCAATACTGATCTCTCTGAGTTAACCGATGTAGATGCGATTGTAAGCAATAGCGGGCTTGAAGACGATTCTAACCATCCTCGAAATCCAGCAGAGCAGTTACGAAAGTTCGCACACGATGTGCAGATCGGCGACATACTCGTTATCAAAGATGGGCAGCGATTCGAAGACGGCGATTCGTGGGCAGGTGGGGCTGAGATTCCGGCTATTGGTGTCGTTACTGGCGAGTATCAATATTCTCAAGCAGAAGACTGGTATAATAGTCTGCCAGCCGAAATTGCGGCAACGGAGAATCATCACCATCGACGAGTGGACTGGGTTATCGATTTAGAATCTAGTGAAGAAGGCAGGTTCCAACCAAATGCACTCATCCAACAGTGGACGATTGATGACATTGACTACGAGAATATAAAGCGGCAACTCCTTGATGCGCGTGGATTTGAAGCAGAATTTGAGGAGCTTGAACAGCGATCTGCAGCGCTCGTCGAACGTAGATCCGAGCAAATCGATAGTCGGAGATTCGATGATGTGATTGAGTTTGGGGGGATTGATGCACTTATTGATCGTTTCGTTGATGTCTGGCGTGCAGGTGGATACGAGGAGGATGCTGAGTCACCAGTTGGGTGGGAGACGTGGAAATGGGATTATCAGAAACACCTCCAAGAGGAATTTTTGAGCAACCACGAAATAACGAACCTCTCGCCGGATGATGTCGAGGAGTTGACCGAGGTGCTCGATGAAAAAGTGAGTCTCAACACCCGAGTCCCAGTGTACATGTTGGGTGGAGGTGCGAATGGTGGTATTGCGTGGCGTGACTTTAAGGAGATTTCACGTGAGGATCCGGGAGAGGCTGCTAAGACGCTCTCATTCTTTTTCGATACGACGGAAGATATTGAGGAACGGCTCGAAGCATTCCGTGAGTTCTATTCGGAGATCGATACCGGTCCTGGATCGTTGCTAGCGTTGGCGGCGTGTCTGCTCATGTTCGTTCATCCGGCCCAGTACATCCATTATAAGTGGACGCAGATGCGGGAGTTCTTCGCGGAGTTCTCAGAGTACACAGTGAGCCAGGGATTCGATTCGGACCAGTATCGGGAATTGAATCAGGCGTGTGAACGGTTACGGGAGCGACTTGAGGGCCGAGTGGAGGAGCCATCGATGCTGCACGTTCAGTCGATGATCTGGAGTTGGGGGGACCTTATGTCCGAGACGGATGTGAAGGCGGAAGAGTTTCGGGAGGCAGCTCCTGACGACGTTGCGTTCTACTGGGTAAACCAGACGCATACCGAAGAGCTCGAAAAGGAGTATTTACGATCCCAGGACACGAAGTGGCAGCGGGATTTGACGGTGTTGGAGCCGGGTGATGTGGTGTTTCATTACACCGATCAGGCACTCCAGGCGGTATCGACGGTGGTAAATAAGCCGTATCGAGACGAGTACGAGGGTGGACAGCAATATTTTGTTGAGCTCAGCACGGAGTGGTTCGACACGCCAGTCCCGCGGGACACGGTCACCGAAGTGCTACAGAAGCCGGAGATCCGCCAGGAGCAGTCACGATACCCGATCGATAAGAACGGGGGTGTTATTCAGGCGTATCTTTGTCACTTAACGCCCGCTGCAGGTGCGTTTTTGCTAGATGTTGCCGACGCGTCGATTCCGGATCGTGGGGAGAGAAGAGATGATGGAGAGAAACGCTATTTCTGGGTGAATGCGGCGAACACGGGCTGGCACGAGGAGGGTGGGGAGGCGTTCTATGCGCTAGAGAGCTCCGATGGAACAGAACGGCGGAATCAAGAGGCGTACGAGCAGGCGCGTTCCGGGGATGAGGGGCTCGTGTATCGAGTTTCGACGGCGAAGCAGGTTATCGGGCGAGTACGTGTAGTTGAGGGACTGCACGAGGAAGTCCCGGAGGGTCGTGACGAAACAGCCGAGGGAATTACGTTTCAATGGGAGGAGTCGTTAGATGGGGCGCAGTGGTGCGATGTGATGTCGGATCCAGAACTGACCGATAGCAAACTCGTTACATCGGATAACAGCTACTACATCACCGAGCTGGACAAGCGAGAATATAACCGGATCCTTGAGTTAGGGGAGATCACCAGGTTCGAAAAGTACGAGGAAGAACTCACTGTTCCCGCGTCGGAGATTACTGTCGAACAAGGCAATCTCCATTTCCAACGAAGAGAGTGGGAACGGCTACAATCCCGAATTGAGAAGGCGCTGATGAACGGGAACCACGTGCTGTTGTTCGGGCCGCCGGGGACGGGGAAGACGAAGCTGGCGCGGCAGATCTGCGAAGCGACTGTGGGGGCCAAGAATTACGAGCTCGTGACAGCGTCGGCAGACTGGTCAACGTTCGATACGGTCGGCGGGTATCAGACAACGACACAGAACACGCTGGAATTCGAACCCGGTGTCGTGTTGGATCGGTTCCAGCGTAACGAGGACGGGATGCCAGCGAATGAATGGTTGGTTATCGACGAACTCAACCGAGCAGATATCGATAAGGCGTTTGGCTCGATGTTCTCGGCGTTGACCGGCGAGAGCGTCACACTCCCATTCGACGGGTCTGACGGTTCGCCAATCCAAATCCTTGACGCGTCCCGGAGCCATGAAGAAGTCAAGGCGAACCGGTTCTACATCCCGGAGGACTGGCGGATGCTGGCGACGATAAACACACTGGACAAAACTTCGCTGTACGAGATGAGTTACGCGTTTATGCGGCGCTGGGCGTTTGTCCCCGTTGGAATCCCTAATCTTCCTGACCGTGAGGATGGCGATGATTCTGAACTCGAATCACTCGTCGCGGACTATGTTGCAGTCTGGGCGGCAAACGGTGAAGTGCCGGAAGCAGACCATCACTACGAGACAGTCGGGCGTATCTGGCGAGCGGTTAACGAACAGAGAGCTATCGGGCCAGCTATCGTGGAGGACATTTATGAACACGTTGCAGCTGCTTCCTCAATGGAGACGGCGGATTACGTTTCGCCGATTATCATGTACGTGTTCCCGCAATTGGAGGGTCTGCGGCGAAACGAGTTAGAGCAGCTGATCGGGGCGCTTGAAGTGATTGTTGACGATGAAACTGGTGAGTTGTGGACAGTCGCACGTGATTTCTTCCAGGTTGATCTGCAGCCGGGCGGGGGAGAGTGA